AGCGTCTTCCTTCTCAAACGGAGGAATATAGTTCTTGCCCAGTTTGGGGTTAATGCCGCGGTAATCGTAGTGGCCTGAGCCGGCAAGCAGTACATACTTTAACGAAGGGCAAACATCGCGAGCGTAGGCTATGTAGTTGCGAATCGCCACGGGAGAAAGTCTCCCTCCCGTGTACCTCCTGTAGATGTCCTCGACCGACACAACCGTGGTCGGGATGGTCGAAATCGCCGAGCCGTCGGAACGGAACTTCCCCAGCGTCAATGCCGAGGCCATGAATTCGTTCGGCGCAATAATCAAGTACTCCGTTTGAGAGTTAATCTTTGAAATGTCCGAAAGCGCACCATTCATAGCCGCAGGAATCCCCTCCACCTTGAACGGGGCATGCTTCGCGCCTTCCCTGTATGCCAAGTAACGGTTGTCGTCGTCCGCCAAAACGCTATCTTTGGCAACACCGTTCACAATCTCGAGAAGCCCAACAGGTTCCATATTGCGAAACTTCATCACACGAAGGTCAGACGCAGTCCCAACAGGAATCTCGATAACGCCGGAGACCTTTCCAGGCAAGAGCCATTCCGCAGAGTCCACCACCGGTGTCCACTGGTACGCCAACGTATAGCCGTCAAAACGATCGTACTGGAAATCATTGGGGAGCATTGTCAATCCATAAGTGTTGCCGTTCGCCCTCAAGTTCGAAGTCTCGAGCATAAAATTTCCACCGGGGAGCAAAACCCTTTTGGAGGAATTCAACTTTTCTTGGTTTACGGTAAAATCAAAATGTATTCCGTTCATCCTAGAGGTATAGTTTTCGCCAGAGAATGAACGCTTTTTCACTTGATCGTTAGGTTTTTCGGCTTTGTCGGTATAAATGGAACGATACGGATAATACGAAACAGCCACATACTGTTTTCCGCCATCCACCACCCCGGTCAAGTCCTTGGTTTGCGGCATAGAGAGTTCCATGTCCGTGACTTCGGTGCTGTCGAAACGGCTGTGCCACATCCAGAACCATTCCTTGCCTGTTGTCGCCTCCCATTCCAGGGCCTTCCCGTAGTACGTATCGCGAAGGTAGCTGTCCTTTTCGGCGCGCACATAGCGCATCCAGTCAACTTTCTTGCCTGCCGCAGCGGGCGACTTGAGTTTATCCGAAAGCCGGAGCCCCTTCCCCTGGTTCGACCACCCAAACAGGAAATACTGGTAGTACGAATACGGAGAATACGAATGGAAATAATCCATCTTGCCGTTCACAAAAGCGGAATCTTCCGAGTCGCAGCGTTTCCAAAAGCCATTGCCGTAGCCCACAAAGTAGAGCACGTCGCCTTTGTCAAATATGCCATTGGCATTGTTGTCACGCACCTCGATGGGGATTTCAAAAAGCTGGCTCGGGGAGCGCAGTTCCGCCCCCGGTCCCATATCCGCGAGTGTGTCGGGGGATGCCCCGTAAACACGAATATTCTCGACCGGGATGCCGTAGAGTTCGCCCTGACGGTTATACGGAACGAGCGATTTGTTGATGGACTCAAAGTCCACCGCGTAAAAGCCGTCTTCACTCATGGTGGCCACATTCTTGTCGCCCACCACAATCTGTGCAAGGAACGTCACCGACGAGAGATCTGAGGCGGCGCGGCGTAACGACTTGCGCCTGGCGTCTTGCGACACGCCGAAGCGTGCGGCAGCCTTGGGGTTCAACACGCGGGAGAGCGCACGCTTGCCGGGGTTCACCCCGGGCGCCGCCGTCGCGAAATCGACCCGCAGCTTAAAGCTCTTGCGCATGGTAAAGGAACCGCCCGCCTTCTCGTACAGCGGGACCTTCACATCGACCACCCAAAGTCCGTCCCTGAGGAACGGAGCCGAGACCGTCACCCCGCCAAAGCGGATAGGGGAATCCTTGCAAAAATTCTTCTTGAAGGGAACCGACTTTACGTTGGAGACCGATACGGAGGGAACCTGCTTGTTCGGCACCGCCACACGATAAACGCGGAAAGGCATCGCATTCCCGTCCTCGTAGGCAACATTCTCGGGACTAAAGGCGAATCCAGAAACAGAACTCCCCTCCTGGTCCATACAGGGGTAGACGTTCGTGTCCATGACCTCGTCACTCAAAACGAACCTGTTCTTGGTATCCTCGACAACAGTCGCCGCCAGAGACGTGACAACGCTCCACAAACACAATAAAATGATTCTATATGCTTTGCTCACAGCCATAAACTATAAAAAAAGTGTGTTACGGAGTAGTAATCGTCATCTCCGAGAATCCGTTTCCGCTAGTCCGCATCTCGATGAGCTCGCCTCCTTGCGCCTTCATCTTGAATACGGTGAACATGTCGGGCTTGATCCCACGAACGAGGATAGCCTCCAGCTCCTTTTCAGAGATAAACGCCTTGGAATTCCACTCGCCCATGTACCAGTGCCACGGCTGCCAATTGAACATGCCGCGCGTGGACTGCACAAACGCTCGCAACATCAGGGAGTACTCGTAACGCAAAAAATCCATGTAGTCGCGGAGTTCACTGCGTTTTTCGATAAAATCCTTTTTCGCGTAATCCGGGTCAAAACGGAGGGGCGTGTCGTCGGGCTTGCTATAGGTAAAACGGATGCGTTTCTCGTTTGCCGAAATCTTGAGGCTAGGCTTGTCCAAATGCACAAACTCGCCCTCGCCCACCTGCTTGTAGTCTCGGAACACCACGTCGGGCGTAAGCACCTTGTTCATCGAAAGCGGGACGGGTTTCGCATCGAGCGCGGAAAGTTCATAAAACACGATAACCTCGCCACTTCCCTTGGGCAAAAGCACTGCCATCAAAGGCTTTGCGCGTTCCGAAAGCACCCAAACCATCTCGGGCTTGTTCTTTTGCTTGAGGAGCGGGTCCAAGGCGTCCATCACCGACGGGTCGCGGACTCCGTTCACGTCCCATTCCATCCAGGTGCCGGTCCCGCCCACCGAGTCCAGTACGGCGAACATGCGTTCGCCACTAAATTTCGCCTTGGAATCCACAGCGCCGTAAAGCTTGGCTTTCAACGACGCCGTTTTGCCTGCCTTCCCCATAGGTGCGGCGAAAGCGACAGCCGCCATCATGGCGACCGCCAAAAAAAGGATTTGCTTAATACCCGCCCGCATTAAAAACCAATCGGTTCCAAGAGGGAGTCGTCAAGCCTGGAGTAGGTCATGTGGTACTCCTTCTCGATCCAGTAAAGCGCCAGCTTGCGGTTCGTCCAGTCTTTTTTGACCGCAATGGATTCAATGCCCTTGGTAATCAGCGGGACCGTCTCGGGCAGGTTCAGTTTCCACATCTGGTCGTCCCATTCAAAAATCATGATGGGGACGTCGGGGCTCTTGGCAAGGCCAATGCTCCCGCGGTCGTTCTTCACCTTCATGGGGCCGAGCTTGAGCTTGGTGAAACGGCTGAGCATGCCGCTCTTGCTCAAAATCATAAAAAGCATCTTGTCGTTTTCGCTTTCCCACAGGTGTTCGCGCTCATACAGGCGGTACATGATGATGCTGTACACTTCATAGAACTTGCAAGTGTCGAGAGCCGCGGCATCGTACACGCGCGCGTGGTTCTCCAGGGTATCGAGCCAATACCTCGAAGTATCCGTCAAGTAATAGTCGTAGAGCGTGTCGGCGCTAACCCCGGTGCGGACCGCATTCAAAAAATTAGCGAACATTTGCTCCAAAGCAGCCTGCTTATCCATCGCCCGTTCCAGCACCTGGGCATTTTTTTGCTGTGCATTCTGTGTAACCGCCTCCTCTTGGGGAGTCGCCGCAGATCCGGCACAGGCGGCCAAACCCAAGGTCAGCGCCGTCAAAAGGGGCAAAACAATTTTATTTTTCAAAGCATGCATCGCGATACCTATTTAAGAATGTCTCTAGATGAACTGCTCTCCGCTTGCAATGCCAAGGGATTCCAGGGCAGCGGCCCCGGCGGTCAACACCGCAACAAGACCAACACCGGAGTGTGGCTCACCTTACGGGAATACAATTTAGAAATCAAATCGTGCGAAGGCAGGAGCGCCAAAGAAAATAAGACCCATGCGCTGCACCGCATGCAGATGGCCCTCGCCCTCAAGGTGCGCGAAACGCCTCCCGCAAACGAGATCCCCTTCCCCGGGAGCAACGGGCACATCCAGCCGAGCAACGCCCTCTTTCCGCTTTTTGTGGCACACGTATTCGACATCATGGCAACAAAGGGCGGCGATACTAAGGCAGCCGCGCAGTCGTTCGGGCTCAGCCCCAGCGCCCTCGTCAAAATATTGCGCCAAGACAAGGCCTGTGCCGAGAAGCTGCAGGGGCAGCGCGTCGCCGGCGGAAAGAACCGCTTAAAACTTTAAATAAAAAAGGAACAATTTCCCGCAAAAATCCGTTTTATAGGTAAGGACACCCAAAAACCATAGGAGGTATTATGAGTCCTTACCGTAAAACACACTGGCTGCCCGCAGCAGCCCTCTCTCTTTGCGCCCTCACCGCCATCCACTGCGGAGGCGAAAGTTCCAACGAACCCGGCAACAGCGAAATCAGCGGCGATTTATCGAATGTCTCGCTCCAAATAAGCTACCGAATCACGCCGCTCATTGACAGCCTTGTCGTGGACTGCCACGGCGCCGATACGCTCCACTATGTGGCGGACCCTGCAAGCCCTTACCTCGAAATGGACCTGTTCCCGCATGAACACTGGACGTTCAAGGCAAAGCTCTACGCCAATGGGGAACTCATGCAGACGGGCGAACTCTCCGCCGCGCTCAAGGCGGGCGAAACCGCAGATCTCCAAATCCAGATGCACGCCATCAAAGGTTTCGTCTACATCGAGATTCCGCTCGGGTTCGGCAACCCGACAGGCATCGCCTCGGGCGAGCTTTCGCTAGACGACGGCAAAAAGAAGTTCACCTACCCCATGGAGATCGCCGGGTCCACCGCCGTTTTAAAGAGCGGCATGCTCCCGCTCAACAGTGATTACGCTTTGGACTTGAAGCTACTAGACAGCAGCGGAGCCGCCATCTACCAGGCTTCCGATTCCATCCACCTCGACGAAGCTAGCCCTGTGCCCGAATTAAAGATCCATTCCCTGCGGGCAAAGCTCAGCATCGGCTTTGCGCTAGGAAAGGAAGTCGGCATGGAGTTCACGCTTGCCCTCCCCGCCAACAGGCGCACCCCCAAGTACGGCGACGTCGTCATCAGCGAAGTCTTTGCCGCGCCCATCGCAAACGATTCCTGCCAGTACGAATTCATCGAAGTCTACAACGGAAGTTTAGACACGCTCGACCTCAAGAACTGCACTCTTGGCACCACTTCCATCGCATCCAAGGCATGGGGCATCACCCTCCCGCAAATCCTGCCGGGCGAGATCGTTGTCTTTGGCGACTCCTCGTTCAAGACTCCCGAAAAATACAGACTCACCGAAAAATGGGGCAGTCTTGGCAATTCCAAAGGATCCGTCGTCATCCAGTGCAACGGCTCCATACTGGACTCGCTGTACTATTCCAGCGACGCCGACTCCCTGGGGAACACCTTCGTCCCCGCCTTGGGGTCGAGCAAGTACGGGTCAAGCGCGCAGCTCAATATGGAACAATGGGAAAACCGCAACAATTCCGACAGCTGGTGCCTGGGTACGCCAAACCCGGGGGCGCTTGATTTTTGTGAATAATCACCTCCCACTAAAAACAAAAAAGCGCCGTCTGGCGCTTTCCTTTTTTTGACCGATTGTCGATGCAGACCCTGTTAGCCGTGCAGCTGGGCCGACGGGCGGTCCATGTCAAACAAGCGGCGCAAAAGTTCCGTCTTGGCAGGGTCGCGTTCGTCGGGGAGCGTGAGCGGGCCCATCGAAATAGCCACCAGAATGGAGCCGGGATAATTGTTGACACTCTTGATAAAGTCACTGCTCGAGACGCCCTCGGTGTAAAAGTCAACCACGAAAGTATCCCAGTCATCGTTCTCAATCTGCTCGTTGGCCTCGTCCTCGGTCTTTACGGCCTTGATGGTGGCACCCACCAAAAGGTCGCTCAAAACTTCAAGGCAGGCATTGCGGCGGGCATCGTCCTCTTCCCAAACCAAAATGCGACGTTCGCTGTAATCGCGAACCACCGGGACGGCGTTCTCTTCGCTAGATTCTTCGTCAAAGAACTGGGCGGCGGACTCGTCCATTTCGTCATCATCAAAATTATCGATATCTTTTGCCATATTGGTTCAAAATATAGTAAAAAGTTGAAAAAGCCACGTAAAATTACTAAATTTGCGCCCAAAATATAACACTACAGGTCACTTTATGGATCAATCAAAAATCAGGAACGTCGCCATCATCGCCCACGTTGACCATGGTAAAACCACTCTGGTGAACCAGCTTCTTAAACAGTGCGGAACCTTCCACGAAGGTGAAGAAGTCACCGACCGCGTGATGGACAGCGATAATTTGGAACGCGAACGCGGCATCACCATTCTTTCGAAGAACACCAGCGTGATGTATAAGGGCTACCGCGTGAACATTGTCGACACCCCGGGGCACGCCGACTTCGGTGGCCAGGTGGAACGCGTTCTCGGTACGGTGGACGGCGTTCTGCTGGTTGTGGACGCCTTTGAAGGCCCCATGGCCCAGACCCGCTTTGTGACCCAGAAGGCTTTGGAACTCGGCCTCACCCCGATTGTGGTGGTGAACAAGATTGACCGCGACGGCTGCAACCCGCACGGAGCCCTCGACAAGGTGTTCGACCTCTTCTGCGAACTCGATGCCAACGAACAGCAGCTCGACTTCGCCTACGTTTACGGTAGCGGCCGCAAGGGTCTCTGCAAGGCCGAGATGGAAGACCCGGATGGCGACTACAGCATTTTGATGGACAAGATCATCGAACGCATCCCAGCCCCGAAGGGCGACCCCGCCGCCGAACCGCTTCTGCAGATTACCTCCCTCGAATACTCCAGCTTCCTTGGCCGTTTGGCCGTGGGCCGCGTGCAAGAGGGTACTTTCAAGCCGAATCAGGTTTACGCCCAGAGCTTCTTGGACGGCTCCGTCAAGAGCATCCGCCCGCAAAAGATCCTCCGCTACGAAGGCCTTACCCCGAAGCCGGTCGAAGAGGCGGGTCCGGGCGACATCATCCTCATCGCGGGTCTCGACAAGTTCGACATCGGCGATACGCTGAGCGCCCAGAGCAACCCCAAGCATTTGCCGCGCATCCACATTGACCCGCCGACCATCTCGATGCTCTTCACCGTGAACACCTCGCCCCTGGCCGGCAAGTACGGCGGAAAGTTCATGACCGGCAACCAGCTTCAGGAACGCCTGGAACGCGCCAGCATGGCCGACCCCGCCCTCATTGTCGAAAAGGCCGAAGGCGCTTCGACATTCAAGGTGAGCGGCCGCGGCATTTTGCACTTGACCATCCTCGTCGAGAACATGCGCCGCGAGCTTTACGAATTCACCATCGGCAGCCCGCAGGTGATTTTCCACACCGATGACAACGGCAAGGTGCTTGAACCAGTCGAAGACTTCAAGGTCGAAGTCCCGAACGAGTTCAGCGGCGCTTGCATCCAGGAAGTCCAGCAGCGCAAGGGCGAAATGGTGAACATGGAAACCGACGACAACGACCGCGTGACCCTTGAATTCGTGGTCCCGAGCCGTGGCCTCATCGGCATCCGTCCTAAGCTGCTCTCGCTCTCCAAGGGTTATGCCGTGACGCAGTCCCTGTTCAAGGAATACCAGCCGTACAAAGGCGAAATCCCCGCCCGCGTGAACGGCGTGCTCATTGCCAAGGAACCCGGCGAAGCCGCCAGCTACGCCCTCTCCAAGCTCGAAGACCGCGGCTACCTCATCATTGGACCGGGTGCAGAAGTTTATCCGGGCATGATTGTGGGTGAACACAACCGCGACGTGGACATCATCGTAAACGTCACCAAGGGCAAGCACCTCACCAACATGCGTTCCAAGTCCGCCGACGACATGATCCAGCTGACACCTTACCGCAGGCTCACCCTGGAAGAATGCGTCACCTTCATCAACGAAGACGAATGCATCGAAGTCACTCCGGAAGTGCTCCGTCTCCGCAAGACCGAGCTCGACCCGATCAAGAGAAAGCAGATGTCCAAGAAGCCGGCCGAAGAAGATGATTAGTTAAACCCGGCTCTATCTTATCCAAATAAAAAAAGGCCCGCCCATACGACGGGTCTCTTTTTTTGATTAGCGCTCGCTACAAGCAAGCGCTAAGAACCTCTAGTCGAGCGTGTGGACCAGAAGGCCGTCACGGAGCTTCGGCTCGAACCACGTGCTCTTGGGGGGCATGATCTCGCCGGCGTCGGCGATATTCATGAGCTGGTCGAGCGTAGTCGGGTACATCGCGAACGCGCAGGCGCATTCACCGCTGTCGACGCGCTTCACGAGCTCACCCAAACCGCGAATGCCGCCCACAAAGTCAATACGCTTCGAAGTGCGCGGGTCGTCAATGTCGAAAATCGGCTTGAGAACGAGCTTCTGGAGAAGAGCTACGTCGAGGCTGTCGACCGGGCCCAGATTCTTGAGGAACTGGCTCTTGAACGTGCAGGCGTACCACTTGCCCTGCAGGTACATATTCACCTGGTTTTGCTTTGCCGGGTGCTGCATCTCGGCGAGCGGCTCGATATCGAACACCTGCTTCAGGTCTTCCATGAGCTGCTCCGGCGTACGGCCGTTCAGGTCCTTCAACACGCGGTTGTAGTCCAGAATCTTGAGCTGCGTGCTCGGGAACAGGATGGCCAGGTAGCGGTTGTATTCTTCCTCGCCCGTGTTCTTCGGGTTCTGTTCCGCGCGGTAGCTTGCAGCGCGAGCTCCGGCAGCACTGCGGTGGTGACCGTCGGCAATGTAGCTCACCGGAATCTCCTCGAAGCTCTTGCGGATGGCGGCAATCTCGGCATCGTCATCGATAATCCAGACCGTATGGCCAAAGCCGTCACCGTCGCTCACGAAGTCGTAAACAGGCTTGCGCTTGGTAACAGCACCGAACAGGTCGAACTGGCCGTTGTCGCGATAAGTGAGGAACACCGGACCCGTGTTGGCGTTTGTGTCGAGCACATGGCGCAAACGGTCTTCTTCCTTGTCGGCACGGGTAAGCTCGTGCTTCTTGATGATGCCGTTGAAGTAGTCGGCGGCGGGCACGCAGCACACCAGGCCGTACTGTTCGCGGCCGTTCATCGTCTGGCGATACACGTACAGGCAATCCTTCTTGTCGTGAGCAATCACGCCGTCGGCAATCATCTTGTCGAGGTTTTCGCGGGCATGGGCGTAGACCTTCGGGTCGTAGGCGTCCACGCTATCCGGGAGCTCGATTTCGGCACGGGTCACGCGCAGGTAAGAGTGCGGCAGCCCCTTGGCCATCTCCTTGGCCTCGGCGCGGTTCATCACGTCGTACGGGAGGGCAGAAATGTCCTTGGCCTCGGCCGGGTTCACCGGGCGAAGCGCCTTGAACGGGTAGATGTGCATCATAGGTTTTCCTTTGTTACGAGATTCCTTAATAATAATTTCGTCTTCGGCAATCAAGTTATGGATATAGCTTGTCTTGCCCGCAATCCACTTCTTTTTGCGGCGGCTCACAATAAAATAGGCGGCAAAGAAGAATAAAAATCCAACGACGGCGGCCATGATGGTGATGCCCACCATAAAGGCGAGCAAATGGTCAGCGGCGTTCACCCAAAGGTTCTTGAGAATCACGGCGCAGTTCCTAATGGACATGCGTTCGAATTCACCCAAAAAGTCGAAGGTAATGGGGGCCGGGTTTACGATTTTGCAACCGATGAGATATCCGCCCGGGTAAAATAACCCAAACTGCGTCACGGGATTCGCGACAAAATCGGCAATGACGCCGGGGACCTTGGGCAAGCGGAAAAGCGCACAAATGGCGACCGTCAAAATAATGGCAAAGCCGATCGTTGGCCAAACACCAATAAAGACACCGATAAATACAGACCAAGCCACCTTCATAGCGTCCTGGTTACGCGGGAACATGCGATTATAGTAAATGCGACTGAGGCGCTTGTACTTGGGCTGCTGGCGTCTCTTCGGTATATTCTCTAAAATCTTCATACGCGCTGCAAAGTTAGAAAAATTTGCACCCGTAGACTAGCCCTCCAGCAAATAAAGCGATAAAATGCTAAATTGCAAGCCATGAAGCATTTGATTTCTAAGGAAGGCTTTGAAAAATTCAAGGCCGAGTGGGAACACCTCAAGTACGTGGAGCGCCCGGAGATGATCAACCAGGTGCAGGCCGCCGCCGCCGAGGGCGACCGGAGCGAGAACGCCGCCTACACGTACGGCCGCATGCGTGTCCGTGAAATCGACCGCCGTCTGCGCGAACTGGACCGCATTTTAGACGGTGCGCAGATCATCGAGAACAAGGTCCCCGAAGACGGCTCCATCCGCTTTGGCGCAACCATCAAACTCCTTGACAAAAAGACCAAGCGTCAAAAGACCTACAGCATTGTAGGCGAAAAGGAAATCGACCCGCTGCAAGGCCGCATCAGCATGAAATCCCCCATCGGCGAAGCCCTCATGGGCAAAAAGAAGGGGGATGTCGTTCAGGTGGACGCCCCCCGTGGAAAAATCACCTATGAGATATTAGAGGTTACTTACTAACAATGTGAAACTTGTCATTATGTTCATCGACACGCACTGCCACATTGATTCGTACGAACGCCACTCCGGCGAAACGTTTGACGCGCTCCTCGCCCGCCTCCGCTCGGCTGGACAGGCCCAAAGCAAGGAACATTCTGGCGAAACAGCGCAAGCCCTCCCCGAGGCATTTGTCCATGTAGCCTGTGCCCCCGAGGACTTTGACTATGCCCGAGCCATCAGCGAAAAATACGAGAACGTCTACACTGCCTACGGCATCCATCCCGAATACGTAGAAACGGAGACTCCCACCGACGAAGCGCGCATGCTCGAATTCCTCAAGCACCCCAAATGTGTCGCCTGCGGCGAGTTCGGGCTCGACTACCATTATGGCGCCGGGACCAAGGCCGCCCAGGTCAAGCTCTTTGAACGCCACCTGGAATTCGGCATCGGGTCGGGCAAGCCCCTCGTGCTGCACCTCCGCGAAGCCGACGAAGACGCCCTCGCCGTCCTGCGTGCCGCAAGCCTGCACAACACCAAGGTCCACGTGCACTGCTTTACCGGCTCGCCCGAATTCGTCGAGAGCCTCCTCGCCCTCGACGCCCAGATCTTTGTGGGCTTCACGGGAATTATCACATTCAAGAACGCGCAAAACGTACGCGACGCCGCAGCGCTCGTCCCCGACAACCGCTTGCTGCTCGAGACCGACGCCCCGTACATGGCTCCCGTCCCCTACCGCGGTAAGCCTTGCCACTCAGGACTCATCCCCTTCATCGCCGCGCAACTCGCCCAAATAAAACAAATGCCCGTAGAGAAACTCTACAGGCTATGTCGTGAAAACACCAGGGACTGCTACGGGATTTAAACGTGAACCGCCGCCGCGTAGTGCTCCTTCATGTAGGCCAATGCGTCTTCAGGATTCAGGGGCTTGCTAAAGTAGAATCCCTGGATCTGGCGACAGCCTTCCCTGCGCAAGAATTCCAGCTGCTCCGCTGTCTCCACGCCCTCGGCAATGAGGTCTAGGTTCATGGTCTTCGCGATGCTGATGACCATGCGGGCAAAGGAGGCGTCCTCCTCGTCGTCGGCAACATGGTCTACAAAAGACTTATCCATCTTGAGCGTATGAATCGGGTAGCGCTTGAGGTACGAGAGGCTGCTGTAGCCCGTGCCAAAGTCGTCGATCGAAATCTGGAGACCCATGTTCGAGAGCGCCCGCATGATGTCAATCGTCTTCTCGACTTCGCACATGGCAGTATATTCCGTGATTTCGAGTTTTAAGTTCTTGGGGTTCAAATGGGTCTCGGCAAGCACATGGCGCACATCCTCGACCATATTGTCGAGGGCGAACTGCTTCGCGCTGAAGTTCACTGCCACCTTGATGTTCTCGTAGCCCATGTCGACCCATTTTTTGGTCTGCTCGCAAGCCATCTTGAGGATTAACGCCCCCATCGGCACAATGAGGCCAGTTTCCTCGGCAATCGGGATGAACTCCGCCGGCGAGACAATGCCCTGCTCGGTATTGTTCCAGCGCACCAGCGCCTCGAATCCCACAATCGTATTGCCGGCCTCGATGTCAATAATCGGCTGGTACATCAGAACAAACTCTTTTGCCTGGATGGCGCGGCGAATCTCGTACTCGAGCTTGTAGAGCTTCATCGCCTTTTCGCGGATGCCACCCGTAAAGAACTGGATTCCGCCATGGTCGCCGTTCTTTTTGAGGTCGCGCAAAATGGCGTTTGCATTCGCCATGATGTCTTCCACGCAGTCCACGTCGCGGTTCACCACCACCGACATCGAGACCGTGATGTAGAGCTCGCGGCCCTCCAGCTGGATTGGCATTTTCACGTTGTTGTGGAGCCTGCGCACAATAGGCATCAGGTCTTCGCTGGAGTCGGCACCCTGGATGTTGTGCAAAATGACGGCGAACACATCGGGTCCAATGCGCGCCACGCAATCGCCGTCGCGGCAACTGCTTTTGATGCGGTCGGAGACAATGCGCAGCACGTTGTCGCCAAAGTTCGTGGAGTAGGAGTCGTTGATAGCGCCAAAACTGTCGATATCCAGG
This genomic stretch from Fibrobacter sp. UWP2 harbors:
- a CDS encoding peptide chain release factor-like protein, which codes for MHRDTYLRMSLDELLSACNAKGFQGSGPGGQHRNKTNTGVWLTLREYNLEIKSCEGRSAKENKTHALHRMQMALALKVRETPPANEIPFPGSNGHIQPSNALFPLFVAHVFDIMATKGGDTKAAAQSFGLSPSALVKILRQDKACAEKLQGQRVAGGKNRLKL
- a CDS encoding DUF1015 family protein, whose product is MKILENIPKRRQQPKYKRLSRIYYNRMFPRNQDAMKVAWSVFIGVFIGVWPTIGFAIILTVAICALFRLPKVPGVIADFVANPVTQFGLFYPGGYLIGCKIVNPAPITFDFLGEFERMSIRNCAVILKNLWVNAADHLLAFMVGITIMAAVVGFLFFFAAYFIVSRRKKKWIAGKTSYIHNLIAEDEIIIKESRNKGKPMMHIYPFKALRPVNPAEAKDISALPYDVMNRAEAKEMAKGLPHSYLRVTRAEIELPDSVDAYDPKVYAHARENLDKMIADGVIAHDKKDCLYVYRQTMNGREQYGLVCCVPAADYFNGIIKKHELTRADKEEDRLRHVLDTNANTGPVFLTYRDNGQFDLFGAVTKRKPVYDFVSDGDGFGHTVWIIDDDAEIAAIRKSFEEIPVSYIADGHHRSAAGARAASYRAEQNPKNTGEEEYNRYLAILFPSTQLKILDYNRVLKDLNGRTPEQLMEDLKQVFDIEPLAEMQHPAKQNQVNMYLQGKWYACTFKSQFLKNLGPVDSLDVALLQKLVLKPIFDIDDPRTSKRIDFVGGIRGLGELVKRVDSGECACAFAMYPTTLDQLMNIADAGEIMPPKSTWFEPKLRDGLLVHTLD
- a CDS encoding lamin tail domain-containing protein translates to MSPYRKTHWLPAAALSLCALTAIHCGGESSNEPGNSEISGDLSNVSLQISYRITPLIDSLVVDCHGADTLHYVADPASPYLEMDLFPHEHWTFKAKLYANGELMQTGELSAALKAGETADLQIQMHAIKGFVYIEIPLGFGNPTGIASGELSLDDGKKKFTYPMEIAGSTAVLKSGMLPLNSDYALDLKLLDSSGAAIYQASDSIHLDEASPVPELKIHSLRAKLSIGFALGKEVGMEFTLALPANRRTPKYGDVVISEVFAAPIANDSCQYEFIEVYNGSLDTLDLKNCTLGTTSIASKAWGITLPQILPGEIVVFGDSSFKTPEKYRLTEKWGSLGNSKGSVVIQCNGSILDSLYYSSDADSLGNTFVPALGSSKYGSSAQLNMEQWENRNNSDSWCLGTPNPGALDFCE
- the typA gene encoding translational GTPase TypA; its protein translation is MDQSKIRNVAIIAHVDHGKTTLVNQLLKQCGTFHEGEEVTDRVMDSDNLERERGITILSKNTSVMYKGYRVNIVDTPGHADFGGQVERVLGTVDGVLLVVDAFEGPMAQTRFVTQKALELGLTPIVVVNKIDRDGCNPHGALDKVFDLFCELDANEQQLDFAYVYGSGRKGLCKAEMEDPDGDYSILMDKIIERIPAPKGDPAAEPLLQITSLEYSSFLGRLAVGRVQEGTFKPNQVYAQSFLDGSVKSIRPQKILRYEGLTPKPVEEAGPGDIILIAGLDKFDIGDTLSAQSNPKHLPRIHIDPPTISMLFTVNTSPLAGKYGGKFMTGNQLQERLERASMADPALIVEKAEGASTFKVSGRGILHLTILVENMRRELYEFTIGSPQVIFHTDDNGKVLEPVEDFKVEVPNEFSGACIQEVQQRKGEMVNMETDDNDRVTLEFVVPSRGLIGIRPKLLSLSKGYAVTQSLFKEYQPYKGEIPARVNGVLIAKEPGEAASYALSKLEDRGYLIIGPGAEVYPGMIVGEHNRDVDIIVNVTKGKHLTNMRSKSADDMIQLTPYRRLTLEECVTFINEDECIEVTPEVLRLRKTELDPIKRKQMSKKPAEEDD
- a CDS encoding C25 family cysteine peptidase — translated: MWSVVTSLAATVVEDTKNRFVLSDEVMDTNVYPCMDQEGSSVSGFAFSPENVAYEDGNAMPFRVYRVAVPNKQVPSVSVSNVKSVPFKKNFCKDSPIRFGGVTVSAPFLRDGLWVVDVKVPLYEKAGGSFTMRKSFKLRVDFATAAPGVNPGKRALSRVLNPKAAARFGVSQDARRKSLRRAASDLSSVTFLAQIVVGDKNVATMSEDGFYAVDFESINKSLVPYNRQGELYGIPVENIRVYGASPDTLADMGPGAELRSPSQLFEIPIEVRDNNANGIFDKGDVLYFVGYGNGFWKRCDSEDSAFVNGKMDYFHSYSPYSYYQYFLFGWSNQGKGLRLSDKLKSPAAAGKKVDWMRYVRAEKDSYLRDTYYGKALEWEATTGKEWFWMWHSRFDSTEVTDMELSMPQTKDLTGVVDGGKQYVAVSYYPYRSIYTDKAEKPNDQVKKRSFSGENYTSRMNGIHFDFTVNQEKLNSSKRVLLPGGNFMLETSNLRANGNTYGLTMLPNDFQYDRFDGYTLAYQWTPVVDSAEWLLPGKVSGVIEIPVGTASDLRVMKFRNMEPVGLLEIVNGVAKDSVLADDDNRYLAYREGAKHAPFKVEGIPAAMNGALSDISKINSQTEYLIIAPNEFMASALTLGKFRSDGSAISTIPTTVVSVEDIYRRYTGGRLSPVAIRNYIAYARDVCPSLKYVLLAGSGHYDYRGINPKLGKNYIPPFEKEDAVTEDFFAALDSGEVVRYGNYDLDLAVGRIPVSSVEEFSDYIQKAKDYEEVGTFDHGAWRSNLLLSADDADNGGSLDVTKHSYLQEQVALAIDSLYEKTKFKYNLKKVYLITYPSDAAGQKKEAANDFIDALNQGSLMTSYFGHGSKTDWAAEGLLKPSYISRLSNKKRYTILNSFSCTVGRFDEGQVRSLSEEFLLAKGVGSIASVGAARETFASYNQVMGRGFMVNSLGESGARIGDALVKAKNTVVSGYSEQRYNNEHYLLLGEPVIQMMNPSIKISFDQSLDTIKGLDNMKISGSVEGLQNGIINISINEGNFLRRLPTFVEKDSIDVSFYGTLIYSQEVPVRGGRFETNFITPRKINYGDTAAELNAWVYSSDIRDIGATARRGIAISGISSYADSINDVTPPTIEIQSCYSNGVPTSFADNQKIQLQSPACLQIVIQDSTALDFREQADEGISVEVFGHEDPFHPNPFIEQTSNRVMFRKTFSPEAYPEGVYQFSVRAQDVLGNMVSKTLYLDITGEMKTGLADVFNMPNPLGKKGTTFYFKNLAVDRNSRVDIFIYNQNGRLVKVIKNAVSGVTHWNGRDNHGRLLANGLYHYVVRSEVEATEVSKKKTFTKKQKLLISR